A genomic window from Bubalus bubalis isolate 160015118507 breed Murrah chromosome X, NDDB_SH_1, whole genome shotgun sequence includes:
- the TRO gene encoding LOW QUALITY PROTEIN: trophinin (The sequence of the model RefSeq protein was modified relative to this genomic sequence to represent the inferred CDS: inserted 4 bases in 4 codons; deleted 3 bases in 2 codons; substituted 2 bases at 2 genomic stop codons) — translation MVEDEGPLPPTVSLGLHFLPDVQAETTEDSVLLIHTLLAATKDPLAMDPPVANQPKKSKTKKAPIKAITKTDPPVPSASVIPTTKFKVTFPALNLPIILQINQASATTEVANTQASSFTAXPKKSNRXKKVTAKATQCSQFPIDSESVTTQIKLPLQTLNLLVVLQTTQAPIANESANSQALLGPTTPKEVSRAKKADNKVIASATDISLAPSTIYTATTHSQIASIRTKKGSKAKKAIIVKGTNTDTELPEASDATEIATRQTEASAAAIWPPKSKGKKVVYEGPKSACEISEALPASQMVTNQPLAATLWVKRGYRGQKVDTKTQTTESQTQVDQGIQAKMDTSQTHISSLETQVAASVQALADDYLAQFSLEPTTRTQGKRNQKSKNLNKDERGDGNYRWIPWSQRPLLSRDVAILQERANKLVKCLLIKDQSSLPADMLKDVIQEYDEYFSEIIEQTSYALEKMFXVNLKEIDKXSLYSLISIQESSTGILRMTKGTPKLDLLMMILSVIFINGNKANEAVIWEVLRKLGLCPGYLEYKRVPNSRPPEYEFFWGLRSYHETSKMKVLKFACKVQKKDPKDWAMQYQEAVEMQVQAAAVAIAEAEARAEAKAQMAIGEEAMAGPWNWDDMDIDCLTKEELGDDAQAWNRFSLEIEARAQENANASASIDFSREASTRASYSDGSSISFSGVPSPGNVFGGRAGISFGGTCSTSASFSSVASICFDGTPSTCSTFSGGASXSFGGTANTSSSFSSEASISFGGTLCTSANFSGGVSCSFSDLLNTSTSFNGGASSGFGGTLSTTSGFSDALITSTNLGSTLGPSAVFSGVLSTSTRLGGTLSTSGYFGGFLSSSXQFGGTLSTSICFGGSSSTSTGFDGVLSTKVSFSSSFNSCTNFGDTLSTSLGFGGTHSTSAGFSSAVRISTGFSSVQFSSVAQSCPTLCDPMNHSMPGLPVHHQLPDFTQTHVHRVSSKEVFIDQGIGIKKEQVSS, via the exons ATGGTGGAGGACGAG GGCCCTCTGCCTCCCACTGTGAGCCTAGGGCTTCACTtccttccagatgtacaggctgaGACAACAGAAGACAGTGTCTTGCTGATACATACCCTCTTGGCAGCAACCAAGGACCCTCTGGCCATGGACCCACCAGTTGCCAACCAGCCGAAGAAAAGCAAGACCAAGAAGGCCCCTATTAAGGCTATTACTAAGACTGACCCTCCAGTTCCATCTGCCAGTGTGATTCCCACCACCAAGTTTAAAGTAACTTTTCCAGCTTTAAATCTGCCAATCATTCTCCAGATCAACCAGGCTTCAGCTACCACTGAGGTAGCCAATACTCAGGCTTCTTCATTCACTGCTTAGCCTAAGAAATCTAACA CAAAAAAAGTTACTGCTAAGGCAACCCAATGTTCCCAATTTCCAATTGACAGTGAGAGTGTCACTACACAGATCAAGTTACCCTTGCAGACCCTAAACCTGCTAGTCGTTCTTCAGACTACCCAGGCTCCAATTGCCAATGAGTCAGCCAATTCTCAAGCTTTGTTAGGCCCCACCACACCTAAGGAAGTTTCCAGGGCTAAGAAGGCTGATAATAAGGTCATAGCTAGTGCCACTGATATCTCACTGGCTCCATCCACTATTTACACAGCTACCACCCACAGCCAAATTGCCTCCATCCGAACTAAGAAAGGCTCTAAAGCCAAGAAGGCAATT ATTGTTAAGGGCACAAATACTGATACTGAGCTCCCAGAGGCCTCAGATGCCACTGAGATAGCTACCAGGCAGACTGAGGCCTCAGCAGCAGCTATCTGGCCCCCAAAATCCAAGGGCAAGAAAGTTGTCTACGAAGGCCCAAAATCTGCCTGTGAGATCTCTGAGGCCCTACCTGCCAGTCAAATGGTCACAAACCAACCCCTAGCAGCCACCCTCTGGGTCAAGAGAGGGTACAGGGGTCAGAAGGTTGACACTAAGACCCAAACAACCGAAAGCCAGACTCAAGTTGACCAAGGGATCCAGGCCAAGATGGATACCTCTCAGACCCACATAAGTTCTCTTGAGACTCAGGTTGCTGCTTCTGTCCAGGCCCTGGCAGATGACTACCTGGCTCAGTTTAGTTTGGAGCCCACAACTAGGACCCAGGGAAAGAGGAACCAAAAG TCCAAGAATCTGAACAAGGATGAGAGAGGTGATGGTAATTATAGGTGGATCCCATGGAGCCAGAGGCCTCTGCTATCCCGAGATGTGGCCATTTTGCAAGAAAGG GCAAATAAGTTGGTGAAATGCCTGTTGATTAAGGACCAAAG ctcccttcctgcaGACATGCTGAAGGATGTCATCCAAGAATATGATGAATATTTCTCAGAGATCATTGAACAAACAAGCTATGCTCTGGAGAAG ATGTTTTGAGTCAATCTGAAGGAAATTGATA GTAGCTTGTATAGTCTCATTAGCATTCAGGAATCCTCTACAGGCATACTGAGAAT GACCAAGGGCACACCCAAACTAGATCTTCTCATGATGATTCTGAGTGTCATTTTTATCAATGGCAACAAGGCCAATGAGG CTGTCATCTGGGAGGTGCTGCGCAAGTTGGGGCTGTGCCCTGG gtaCCTGGAATACAAGAGGGTCCCCAACAGCAGACCACCTGAATATGAGTTCTTCTGGGGCTTGCGCTCCTACCATGAGACTAGCAAGATGAAAGTTCTCAAGTTTGCCTGCAAG GTGCAAAAGAAAGACCCCAAGGACTGGGCCATGCAGTACCAGGAAGCAGTGGAGATGCAAGTCCAAGCTGCAGCTGTGGCTATAGCTGAGGCTGAGGCCAGAGCTGAGGCAAAAGCCCAAATGGCGATTGGAGAGGAAGCTATGGCTGGGCCCTGGAATTGGGATGACATGGATATCGACTGTCTAACAAAGGAAGAGTTAGGAGATGATGCTCAGGCCTGGAACAGATTTTCACTTGAAATTGAGgccagagcccaagaaaatgcaAACGCCAGTGCCAGCATAGACTTCAGCAGAGAAGCTAGCACCAGGGCTAGCTATAGCGATGGTTCTAGTATTAGCTTCAGTGGTGTACCCAGCCCTGGTAATGTCTTTGGTGGCAGAGCTGGTATTAGCTTTGGTGGCACATGCAGCACCAGTGCTAGCTTCAGCAGTGTAGCCAGCATTTGCTTTGACGGCACACCCAGCACTTGCTCCACTTTTAGTGGTGGAGCCA ATAGCTTTGGTGGTACAGCCAACACCAGCTCTAGTTTCAGCAGTGAAGCCAGTATTAGCTTTGGTGGCACACTTTGCACCAGTGCCAACTTCAGTGGTGGGGTCAGCTGTAGTTTCAGTGACCTGCTCAACACCAGTACCAGTTTCAATGGTGGAGCCAGCTCTGGCTTTGGAGGCACACTCAGTACCACTTCTGGTTTCAGTGATGCACTCATTACGAGCACCAACCTTGGCAGTACACTT GGCCCCAGTGCAGTCTTTAGTGGTGTACTTAGCACCAGCACTCGCCTAGGTGGCACACTCAGCACTAGTGGCTACTTTGGTGGTTTTCTCAGTTCTA GCCAGTTTGGTGGCACACTTAGTACCAGTATCTGCTTTGGTGGCTCTTCTAGCACCAGTACTGGTTTTGATGGTGTACTCAGTACCAAGGTCTCCTTTAGCAGCTCTTTCAACAGTTGCACCAACTTTGGTGATACACTCAGCACCAGTCTTGGCTTTGGAGGCACACACAGCACCAGTGCTGGTTTTAGCAGTGCTGTCAGAATTAGCACTGGCTTCagcagtgttcagttcagttcagtcgctcagtcgtgtccgactctttgcgaccccatgaatcacagcatgccaggcctccctgtccatcaccaactcccagactttacccaaactcatgtccatcgagtca GCAGTAAGGAAGTCTTTATTGATCAGGGAATAGGAATTAAGAAGGAACAAGTTTCATCTTGA